Proteins from a genomic interval of Onychostoma macrolepis isolate SWU-2019 chromosome 17, ASM1243209v1, whole genome shotgun sequence:
- the atp6v1c2 gene encoding V-type proton ATPase subunit C 1-B isoform X1, with protein sequence MVRRTSMMEFWLISVPLDKISCQSLEKLKRVSAKTGLATSSRFHIPELKVGTLDVLLGVSDDLSRLDSYTEGVMRQTSQCLGEVMEEFSGKLLESMLANGEHRTHQKDHQTPLKSYFQTIQVDLATYVTRFQWDRAKYPTAQPLKTLADIISKQVSQVDTELKSRRAAYSHVKASIQSFERKTEGSLQTRALTNIVKKEDLVLNSEYLTTLLAVVPRTAYALWEKTYESMSKFVVPRSSRKLVEDADAGIFTVTLFKNVIAEFKTNAKKHKFTVREYNLDEAEKQKQEIGHLAVDKKELYRTFLCWLKVNFSEIFVAWIHIKVLRTFVESVLRYGLPVSFQAILLQPTKKSWKQLRKQLNSLFKHLDPAAATGKPDVVLDIPDGNTSQQEYYSYICYPIKIHLVDPS encoded by the exons ATG GTGAGAAGAACCAGCATGATGGAGTTCTGGTTGATTTCGGTTCCTCTGGATAAAATCAGCTGTCAGTCTTTAGAGAAACTCAAACGGGTCTCAGCCAAAACAGGTCTGGCCACGAGCTCCAGATTTCACATCCCAGAGCTGAAG GTAGGAACGCTGGATGTGCTACTGGGGGTCTCTGATGACCTGTCCAGACTGGACTCCTATACGGAGGG TGTGATGCGTCAGACCTCTCAGTGTTTGGGTGAGGTGATGGAAGAGTTCAGTGGAAAACTGCTGGAGAGCATGCTGGCCAACGGAG AGCACAGGACTCATCAGAAAGATCATCAGACACCTTTGAAATCGTACTTCCAGACTATACAAG TGGATTTGGCAACATATGTGACCAGGTTTCAATGGGACAGAGCCAAATACCCCACTGCACAGCCTCTGAAAACCCTCGCTGACATCATCTCCAAA CAAGTTTCTCAGGTGGACACCGAGTTGAAATCCCGCAGGGCGGCTTACAGTCATGTGAAAGCCAGTATTCAAAGCTTTGAGCGAAAAACTGA GGGAAGCTTGCAGACCCGTGCATTGACCAATATTGTGAAAAAGGAGGACTTGGTTTTGAATTCAGAGTACCTCACAACACTGCTAGCTGTGGTGCCCAG AACGGCATATGCACTATGGGAGAAGACATATGAGTCGATGTCAAAGTTTGTGGTTCCTCGTTCCAGCCG GAAGTTGGTTGAGGATGCAGATGCAGGGATTTTCACAGTAACCCTGTTTAAGAATGTCATTGCCGAATTCAAAACCAATGCCAAAAAGCACAA GTTTACAGTGCGGGAATACAACCTGGATGAAGCCGAGAAGCAAAAGCAGGAGATAGGCCATCTTGCTGTGGATAAGAAGGAACTGTAT AGAACATTTTTGTGTTGGCTAAAGGTAAATTTCAGTGAGATCTTTGTGGCCTGGATTCACATCAAGGTCCTCCGTACATTCGTTGAGTCAGTTCTCAG GTACGGTCTGCCGGTCAGTTTCCAAGCTATTTTGCTACAACCCACTAAGAAGAGTTGGAAGCAGCTAAGGAAGCAACTCAACTCTTTATTCAAACACCTCGACCCAGCAGCGGCAACCGGTAAACCAGAT GTGGTACTTGATATCCCAGATGGAAACACCAGCCAGCAGGAATATTACTCTTACATCTGTTATCCTATCAAAATTCATTTGGTGGATCCAAGTTAA
- the atp6v1c2 gene encoding V-type proton ATPase subunit C 1-A isoform X2, translated as MVRRTSMMEFWLISVPLDKISCQSLEKLKRVSAKTGLATSSRFHIPELKVGTLDVLLGVSDDLSRLDSYTEGVMRQTSQCLGEVMEEFSGKLLESMLANGEHRTHQKDHQTPLKSYFQTIQVDLATYVTRFQWDRAKYPTAQPLKTLADIISKQVSQVDTELKSRRAAYSHVKASIQSFERKTEGSLQTRALTNIVKKEDLVLNSEYLTTLLAVVPRKLVEDADAGIFTVTLFKNVIAEFKTNAKKHKFTVREYNLDEAEKQKQEIGHLAVDKKELYRTFLCWLKVNFSEIFVAWIHIKVLRTFVESVLRYGLPVSFQAILLQPTKKSWKQLRKQLNSLFKHLDPAAATGKPDVVLDIPDGNTSQQEYYSYICYPIKIHLVDPS; from the exons ATG GTGAGAAGAACCAGCATGATGGAGTTCTGGTTGATTTCGGTTCCTCTGGATAAAATCAGCTGTCAGTCTTTAGAGAAACTCAAACGGGTCTCAGCCAAAACAGGTCTGGCCACGAGCTCCAGATTTCACATCCCAGAGCTGAAG GTAGGAACGCTGGATGTGCTACTGGGGGTCTCTGATGACCTGTCCAGACTGGACTCCTATACGGAGGG TGTGATGCGTCAGACCTCTCAGTGTTTGGGTGAGGTGATGGAAGAGTTCAGTGGAAAACTGCTGGAGAGCATGCTGGCCAACGGAG AGCACAGGACTCATCAGAAAGATCATCAGACACCTTTGAAATCGTACTTCCAGACTATACAAG TGGATTTGGCAACATATGTGACCAGGTTTCAATGGGACAGAGCCAAATACCCCACTGCACAGCCTCTGAAAACCCTCGCTGACATCATCTCCAAA CAAGTTTCTCAGGTGGACACCGAGTTGAAATCCCGCAGGGCGGCTTACAGTCATGTGAAAGCCAGTATTCAAAGCTTTGAGCGAAAAACTGA GGGAAGCTTGCAGACCCGTGCATTGACCAATATTGTGAAAAAGGAGGACTTGGTTTTGAATTCAGAGTACCTCACAACACTGCTAGCTGTGGTGCCCAG GAAGTTGGTTGAGGATGCAGATGCAGGGATTTTCACAGTAACCCTGTTTAAGAATGTCATTGCCGAATTCAAAACCAATGCCAAAAAGCACAA GTTTACAGTGCGGGAATACAACCTGGATGAAGCCGAGAAGCAAAAGCAGGAGATAGGCCATCTTGCTGTGGATAAGAAGGAACTGTAT AGAACATTTTTGTGTTGGCTAAAGGTAAATTTCAGTGAGATCTTTGTGGCCTGGATTCACATCAAGGTCCTCCGTACATTCGTTGAGTCAGTTCTCAG GTACGGTCTGCCGGTCAGTTTCCAAGCTATTTTGCTACAACCCACTAAGAAGAGTTGGAAGCAGCTAAGGAAGCAACTCAACTCTTTATTCAAACACCTCGACCCAGCAGCGGCAACCGGTAAACCAGAT GTGGTACTTGATATCCCAGATGGAAACACCAGCCAGCAGGAATATTACTCTTACATCTGTTATCCTATCAAAATTCATTTGGTGGATCCAAGTTAA